In one Lachnospiraceae bacterium GAM79 genomic region, the following are encoded:
- a CDS encoding HPr family phosphocarrier protein, producing the protein MAKSTDIKVKLSSVDEVKQFVDVMRGYHGDVDISATNKNYMVDAKSILGVISLDLRDELTVKFYDGISDSYMSTLKPFIAEPAVA; encoded by the coding sequence ATGGCTAAATCAACTGACATTAAAGTAAAATTAAGCAGCGTTGATGAAGTAAAGCAGTTTGTAGATGTAATGAGAGGATATCATGGCGATGTCGATATATCAGCTACAAACAAAAACTATATGGTAGATGCAAAATCTATTCTTGGTGTTATCAGTCTCGATCTGAGAGATGAATTAACCGTAAAATTCTATGATGGTATTTCCGATTCATATATGTCAACACTGAAGCCTTTCATTGCTGAACCAGCAGTCGCATAA
- a CDS encoding conjugal transfer protein TraX → MKADNLQKNTGLNANTLKLIAVIAMVIQHATIVFYPTENALHWTLYAVGRITAPVMCFMIVEGYYHTSNIKKYLMRLFVATLISHIPHALAFGYSPYEFWKVTSIMWCLFLGLLALVIFNKKEIPLILRLFGVGICCILSFPGNLNCIIVLWIMAFGVFRDSNRKKYTAFFIVTLCYLAEFWVISSHGIPWIRLVSLLAIPLLLMYNGKLGKKSKWIQYGYYLFYPLHLLVLYGLKMLIG, encoded by the coding sequence ATGAAAGCAGATAATTTACAAAAGAATACCGGATTGAATGCAAATACCCTGAAACTGATCGCGGTAATAGCCATGGTCATACAGCATGCGACGATTGTGTTCTATCCAACAGAGAACGCACTACATTGGACCTTGTATGCGGTAGGAAGAATAACAGCGCCTGTTATGTGTTTCATGATAGTAGAAGGATACTATCACACATCAAATATCAAAAAGTATTTGATGCGTTTGTTTGTAGCAACCTTGATCTCACATATACCTCATGCACTGGCATTTGGATATTCACCATATGAGTTCTGGAAAGTGACAAGTATTATGTGGTGTCTGTTTTTAGGTTTGCTGGCATTAGTGATATTTAATAAGAAAGAAATACCACTGATCTTAAGACTGTTCGGTGTCGGTATTTGCTGCATTTTGTCATTCCCCGGCAATCTGAATTGTATTATCGTTCTGTGGATAATGGCATTTGGTGTATTCAGAGATAGTAACCGGAAGAAATATACAGCGTTTTTTATCGTTACGTTGTGTTACCTTGCAGAGTTCTGGGTTATAAGTTCACACGGAATACCATGGATCAGACTGGTATCGTTATTGGCAATCCCATTGTTGCTGATGTACAACGGCAAGCTTGGTAAGAAAAGCAAATGGATACAGTATGGATATTATCTTTTTTACCCGCTTCACCTTTTGGTGTTATACGGTCTGAAGATGTTGATCGGATAA
- a CDS encoding helix-turn-helix domain-containing protein, whose protein sequence is MIISDFHVIGNKLLQFRKKVHLTQIEVAELAGLSDRTYADIERGNVNMRLDTLLRICSVLHITPNDILTEEPPAFQEYKDEILSQLNDSPPKVQDTALKLLNIYMSSIE, encoded by the coding sequence GTGATAATATCCGATTTTCATGTGATAGGAAACAAACTGCTTCAATTCAGAAAGAAAGTACATTTGACACAGATAGAAGTTGCTGAATTAGCAGGATTGTCAGATCGAACCTATGCTGATATTGAACGTGGAAATGTAAATATGAGACTTGATACTTTGCTGAGAATATGCAGCGTACTTCATATAACGCCAAATGATATTTTGACAGAAGAACCGCCGGCATTTCAAGAATATAAAGATGAGATTCTATCGCAGTTAAATGACAGCCCGCCTAAAGTGCAGGATACCGCACTTAAGCTGCTGAACATCTATATGTCATCTATAGAATAA
- a CDS encoding DUF2975 domain-containing protein: MNQIFTTPFEWIAVWLRKLSLSGSSGNCIAIILYIIICCLPAIAFLLLCLRKKKIRADYLLLVCSAALFIGIYLMINPGLMTPYFRYSIPMIDLAISTTLWSIFICYIILRVLAMIRHANEINLAKIAQVFIILVMIITIINICFIKLPKLWASADQTGPDLYSRIISSEDGAVMLDNGSMGSFQPDRIPLLLCDLVPSLLFIWVLIASFRLCRSLKDNHFTDQTIQDAGALSHLCVRVLCITAVLEVVRNILQLLMLPSLSDTTFTVSLPIIEILLTVTAFILAKKFETAHTLEEENEAFI, from the coding sequence ATGAATCAGATTTTTACAACTCCGTTTGAATGGATCGCAGTATGGCTTCGAAAGCTTTCATTATCCGGAAGCTCCGGTAACTGTATCGCGATCATACTTTATATCATTATCTGCTGTCTCCCGGCAATCGCATTTCTGCTTCTTTGTCTGAGGAAAAAGAAGATCCGTGCAGACTATCTGTTACTCGTATGCTCTGCTGCCCTCTTTATCGGCATTTACCTGATGATAAATCCGGGGCTTATGACCCCCTATTTTCGTTATTCGATACCTATGATCGATCTGGCAATATCGACAACCCTGTGGTCCATCTTTATCTGTTACATCATTCTCCGGGTTCTTGCCATGATCCGGCATGCAAATGAGATCAATCTGGCAAAGATCGCTCAGGTTTTCATCATTCTTGTAATGATCATAACAATCATTAATATCTGTTTCATAAAGCTTCCAAAACTATGGGCTTCTGCAGATCAAACAGGTCCCGACCTGTATTCCCGGATCATATCATCAGAAGATGGTGCTGTTATGCTTGATAATGGCAGCATGGGATCATTTCAACCTGACCGCATTCCGTTACTCCTCTGCGACCTGGTTCCATCCCTGTTATTCATCTGGGTATTGATCGCATCTTTCCGGCTGTGTCGTTCTCTGAAAGACAATCATTTCACCGATCAGACGATCCAGGATGCAGGGGCACTCTCCCATCTGTGTGTAAGAGTTCTCTGCATTACGGCAGTACTTGAAGTTGTTCGGAACATCCTGCAGCTTCTTATGCTTCCGTCACTTTCAGATACGACCTTTACCGTATCTCTTCCTATTATAGAGATACTTCTGACCGTAACGGCATTTATCCTTGCAAAGAAATTCGAGACAGCACACACGCTGGAAGAAGAAAATGAAGCATTCATTTAA
- a CDS encoding triacylglycerol lipase, with amino-acid sequence MRKGRLAVVTVFGSLAVGLAACTVLSGRVYNSVLYDIVPWLVTGMVCVIPTVLCGKLETPRLSKCRNGCMQLFVFCVSTVLTIIYTVLCMAKVLPAEYIPTNGKMWVFHILTAILVEAVVFWNGMIRIYLTSEQLGIKWRGIGAVCGMIPVVNLVVLGKILRLTIGEVSFENDKVRLNRERNKEQICKTKYPILLVHGIFFRDFKLLNYWGRIPKELETNGAVLFYGNHQSAASVPACAQELDARIREIVTETGCEKVNVIAHSKGGLDMRYALSELGTDRYVASLTTINTPHRGCEFADYLLNIVPEKEQQSVAKAYNAVFKKLGDDSPDFLLGVKDLTASACKALNDKLHDAQGVLYQSVGSRQNVAGNGRFPLNYTYRLVKYFDGANDGLVGEKSFPWGADFKYLTVEGKRGISHGDVIDLNRENIPGFDVREFYVKLVHDLKTKGY; translated from the coding sequence ATGAGAAAAGGGAGATTGGCGGTTGTTACAGTCTTTGGAAGCCTTGCAGTCGGGCTTGCTGCCTGTACGGTATTGTCAGGCAGAGTTTATAATAGCGTGTTGTACGATATTGTTCCATGGCTTGTTACGGGGATGGTCTGTGTAATACCGACGGTATTGTGCGGAAAACTGGAAACACCAAGACTTAGCAAATGCAGAAACGGCTGTATGCAGCTATTTGTATTCTGTGTATCCACAGTGCTTACAATTATATATACCGTTTTATGTATGGCAAAAGTTCTTCCGGCTGAATATATACCGACAAATGGGAAAATGTGGGTATTTCATATATTGACAGCGATTCTTGTGGAAGCAGTTGTGTTCTGGAATGGAATGATCCGGATATATCTGACGTCAGAACAGCTTGGTATCAAATGGAGAGGGATCGGAGCTGTATGTGGCATGATACCGGTTGTAAATCTGGTCGTACTTGGGAAGATACTTCGCTTGACGATAGGAGAGGTTTCATTTGAAAATGATAAGGTTCGATTGAATCGGGAACGGAATAAAGAGCAGATCTGCAAAACAAAATACCCGATTCTGCTGGTGCATGGTATCTTCTTCCGGGATTTCAAATTGTTAAATTACTGGGGAAGAATTCCAAAGGAACTGGAGACAAATGGTGCAGTTCTTTTTTATGGCAATCACCAGTCGGCAGCATCGGTTCCGGCATGTGCGCAGGAGCTGGATGCAAGAATCCGGGAGATCGTAACTGAAACGGGCTGTGAAAAAGTAAATGTGATCGCACATTCAAAAGGTGGTCTGGATATGCGCTATGCCTTATCAGAACTTGGTACAGATCGGTATGTTGCATCACTAACAACGATAAATACACCGCACCGGGGATGTGAATTTGCAGATTATCTGTTAAATATTGTTCCGGAAAAAGAGCAGCAGAGCGTGGCAAAAGCGTATAATGCAGTATTTAAAAAACTGGGCGATGATTCGCCGGATTTTCTGTTGGGAGTAAAAGATCTGACAGCTTCGGCATGTAAAGCCCTAAATGATAAATTACATGATGCACAGGGCGTGTTATATCAGAGCGTTGGTTCGAGGCAGAATGTGGCAGGAAATGGCAGATTTCCGCTGAATTATACATATCGATTGGTAAAATATTTTGATGGAGCAAATGATGGACTGGTAGGCGAAAAATCATTCCCATGGGGAGCAGATTTCAAATACCTGACAGTGGAGGGGAAGCGTGGAATCTCGCATGGAGATGTGATCGATCTAAACCGGGAAAATATTCCGGGATTTGATGTCCGGGAATTTTATGTGAAGCTGGTTCATGATTTAAAAACAAAGGGATATTGA
- a CDS encoding class I SAM-dependent methyltransferase, with translation MSNYSFGVRTKRWIRFSINYIKERMRGLDFSMVYVGDIQKNVAEFHGYSMTDEKDMKRMLKAIPVNPSECSFLDVGCGKGICMKCAVESGYGKVAGLDLDKHLLGIAKKNMSILKMDVRLINANAVDFDGYADFDVFYFYNPFGRSVFEQVIEKIKESQKTRNRDIWIAYYHPVFSELFDKAGFELKNEVKDKTRDTTTKFYYMPKLK, from the coding sequence ATGAGTAACTATAGTTTTGGAGTGCGCACTAAGAGATGGATCAGATTTTCAATTAACTATATAAAAGAAAGAATGCGTGGTCTCGATTTCAGTATGGTCTATGTCGGAGATATCCAGAAAAATGTAGCAGAATTTCATGGCTACAGTATGACAGATGAGAAAGACATGAAACGTATGCTGAAGGCCATCCCGGTCAATCCAAGTGAATGTTCATTCCTTGATGTAGGATGCGGAAAAGGAATCTGTATGAAATGTGCGGTTGAAAGCGGATATGGCAAGGTTGCCGGTCTGGATCTGGATAAGCACTTGTTAGGTATCGCAAAGAAGAATATGTCTATTTTAAAAATGGATGTAAGATTGATAAATGCAAATGCTGTGGATTTTGACGGATATGCTGATTTCGATGTTTTCTATTTCTACAATCCTTTTGGTAGAAGCGTTTTTGAGCAGGTTATAGAGAAAATCAAGGAAAGTCAGAAGACAAGAAACCGTGATATCTGGATCGCATATTATCATCCGGTATTTAGTGAATTATTTGATAAGGCAGGCTTTGAATTGAAAAATGAAGTAAAAGATAAGACCAGAGATACAACTACAAAATTCTACTATATGCCAAAGTTGAAATAA
- a CDS encoding transglutaminase, with product MRKKLLLFLMTIILVLPNMTILAADNTTDDTTEETNTYADIDTTKYYYNRFDNDAYKNVYNQLQEAATAYHESNQNAEYRESGETHYYKAFTINVTSKNWEVIGASGMQSVVNAVLADNPMYFWMSPDFKYNAKSLDGGSVCYEVQIICYDDYANGNTREIIRNNANIVISNYADNLDKDLPDYQKEYLIHNAIIDDTYFDTESEASHSGDSWCYSLDGVFNSKHKSATSFGYAKAFKAVMDYLGVKCIYVEGNVTSSSEEDKDSETYNSHAWNMVCLDDGWYIVDLAYDDPETTSGKNVLIYDYFNITSEQANNLTPASDWLPGIPTCKGTMHSINSIQSTLEKENIWQEDNYNLFDKILDRYGLSVVLISIGVILLLIITLIKHIHKRHRKRRVEKIKNTKTIAIDQSELDNELRRPPLS from the coding sequence ATGAGAAAGAAATTACTACTATTTCTGATGACAATTATCCTTGTATTACCGAATATGACCATACTTGCCGCGGATAATACAACGGATGATACGACAGAAGAGACCAATACCTATGCAGATATTGATACAACGAAGTATTATTATAACAGGTTTGACAATGATGCATACAAAAATGTATATAATCAGCTACAAGAAGCAGCTACCGCCTACCACGAATCCAATCAGAATGCGGAGTATCGTGAATCAGGCGAAACTCATTATTACAAAGCATTCACGATTAATGTAACCAGTAAAAACTGGGAAGTTATTGGCGCATCTGGTATGCAGAGTGTTGTAAATGCAGTTCTTGCAGATAACCCAATGTATTTCTGGATGTCACCTGATTTCAAATACAATGCTAAATCCTTAGATGGCGGTTCGGTTTGCTATGAAGTACAGATCATCTGCTATGATGATTATGCAAACGGGAATACCCGGGAGATTATCCGAAATAATGCAAATATTGTCATCTCCAATTATGCAGATAATTTAGATAAAGATCTTCCTGACTACCAAAAAGAATATCTGATCCATAATGCAATTATTGATGATACTTATTTTGATACGGAAAGCGAAGCTTCTCATTCCGGAGATTCATGGTGCTACAGTTTAGACGGAGTATTTAACTCCAAACATAAAAGTGCGACTTCATTTGGATATGCTAAAGCATTTAAAGCCGTTATGGACTATCTCGGTGTTAAATGCATCTATGTAGAAGGAAATGTGACATCATCTTCTGAAGAAGACAAGGATTCTGAAACCTATAATTCCCACGCATGGAACATGGTATGTCTTGATGATGGCTGGTACATTGTCGATCTTGCATATGATGATCCTGAGACAACGTCCGGTAAAAATGTCCTGATCTACGATTATTTCAATATTACAAGTGAACAGGCAAATAATCTGACGCCAGCATCTGACTGGCTGCCGGGAATCCCAACCTGTAAAGGAACAATGCACAGTATAAACAGTATCCAGTCAACTCTGGAAAAGGAGAATATCTGGCAGGAAGATAATTACAATCTTTTTGATAAGATTTTGGATCGTTATGGCTTATCTGTTGTTCTGATCAGTATCGGTGTTATCTTATTATTGATCATCACTCTGATCAAACATATCCATAAGCGTCACCGGAAGAGACGTGTAGAAAAAATCAAGAATACAAAGACGATCGCTATCGATCAGTCCGAACTGGACAACGAACTTCGTCGTCCACCATTATCATAA
- the udp gene encoding uridine phosphorylase, with the protein MIYQEESGREYHIKTGKNEIGKYVILPGDPKRSAKIAAYLDDAKLVADNREFVTYTGYLEGEKVSVTSTGIGGPSAAIALEELVHCGADTFIRVGTCGAMQLDIMGGDIVVATGAVRMEGTSKEYAPIEYPAVASYPVIQALTKACETTGVRYHTGVVQSKDSFYGQHEPGTKPVSYELEAKWEAWKRMGCLASEMESAALFIVGAYLGVKVGACYLVVGNQERKAAGLENPLAYDTDMAVKTAVEAVRQLILDAGKE; encoded by the coding sequence ATGATCTATCAGGAAGAATCAGGACGGGAATATCACATAAAGACCGGGAAGAACGAGATCGGAAAATATGTGATCCTGCCGGGGGATCCGAAGCGGTCAGCGAAGATCGCAGCTTATCTGGATGATGCAAAGCTGGTTGCGGACAACCGGGAATTCGTGACATATACCGGATATCTGGAGGGCGAGAAGGTCAGTGTAACATCGACCGGTATCGGCGGACCATCAGCAGCGATTGCATTGGAGGAACTGGTGCATTGTGGCGCAGATACATTTATAAGGGTTGGAACCTGTGGCGCGATGCAGTTAGATATCATGGGAGGAGATATCGTGGTGGCAACCGGTGCTGTTCGGATGGAGGGTACATCAAAGGAATATGCTCCGATCGAATATCCGGCTGTTGCAAGCTATCCGGTCATTCAGGCACTGACAAAAGCCTGCGAGACGACGGGAGTCCGATACCATACCGGAGTTGTTCAGAGCAAGGATTCCTTCTATGGACAGCATGAGCCGGGAACCAAGCCGGTGTCCTATGAACTGGAAGCCAAATGGGAGGCATGGAAGCGGATGGGCTGTCTGGCGTCCGAGATGGAGTCCGCGGCGTTATTTATCGTAGGGGCTTATCTGGGTGTGAAGGTCGGAGCCTGTTATCTGGTGGTTGGAAATCAGGAGCGAAAAGCAGCGGGACTTGAGAATCCACTGGCATACGATACGGACATGGCAGTAAAGACCGCAGTTGAGGCAGTCCGGCAGTTGATTCTGGATGCAGGGAAAGAATAA
- a CDS encoding citrate synthase, whose amino-acid sequence MSINNIGPFTKSHLDMCIKNNSIDDALYEKYGVKRSLRDLNGIGINAGITNVSLSKSFTTDENGNRVPCAGELYYRGYEIHDLIKGFFLDNRFGFEECTYLLLFGVLPDEKELQNFKQVLNISYDLPHHFIQDVIMKSPTADIIANMTKSTLALGSYDKKMGDNSLENVLQQCIQLISMFPRLAVYSYQGYRHYELGKSCYIHKPLPELSFAENILSTLRSNRKYTRLEARVLDLALVLHMEHGGGSNSTFTTRVVTSSGSDTYATMAAALCSLKGPLNGGGDYQVMGMMKNIRDNVSDITDEEEVGEYIRKIVNREAYDKTGIVYGMGHPFYSISDPRALEFKKYVKLLAAEKGMDEEYALYEMIERIAPEIIAEERKIYKGVCINIDYYSGLLYKMLKIPAEMFTPLFAIARVVGWSAHRMEELVNSYKIIRPAYTSIAEIKEYVPINER is encoded by the coding sequence ATGTCAATTAATAATATCGGCCCTTTCACAAAGAGCCATCTGGATATGTGTATCAAAAACAATAGCATTGACGATGCCTTATATGAAAAATATGGTGTAAAACGTAGTCTCCGTGATTTAAACGGTATCGGTATCAATGCCGGAATCACGAATGTCTCTCTCAGTAAATCATTTACAACAGATGAAAACGGCAATCGTGTTCCATGTGCTGGAGAGCTCTACTATCGTGGTTACGAAATTCATGATCTGATCAAAGGATTTTTTCTGGATAATCGTTTTGGTTTTGAGGAATGTACATATCTCCTGTTATTCGGCGTTTTGCCGGATGAAAAGGAGCTTCAGAACTTCAAGCAGGTTTTAAATATCAGTTATGATCTGCCGCATCATTTCATCCAGGATGTGATCATGAAAAGTCCGACTGCCGATATTATTGCAAATATGACAAAGAGTACACTGGCTCTTGGTTCATACGATAAAAAGATGGGTGACAACTCTCTGGAAAATGTATTACAGCAGTGTATCCAGTTGATCAGTATGTTCCCTCGTCTGGCTGTTTATTCCTATCAGGGATACCGCCATTACGAACTTGGCAAGAGCTGTTATATCCATAAGCCGCTTCCTGAATTATCGTTTGCCGAAAATATATTAAGTACCCTGCGTTCCAATCGGAAATACACCCGTCTGGAAGCCCGTGTACTGGATCTGGCACTGGTACTTCATATGGAACACGGCGGTGGAAGCAACTCAACCTTTACAACGCGTGTTGTAACCTCTTCCGGTTCCGATACATATGCAACAATGGCTGCTGCCCTCTGTTCCTTAAAGGGACCTTTAAACGGTGGCGGTGACTATCAGGTTATGGGTATGATGAAAAATATCCGTGACAATGTATCCGATATCACAGATGAGGAAGAAGTTGGCGAGTACATTCGTAAGATCGTCAACCGGGAAGCATATGACAAGACCGGTATCGTATATGGTATGGGACATCCATTCTATTCCATATCCGATCCCCGTGCTCTGGAATTCAAGAAATATGTAAAGCTTTTGGCAGCCGAAAAGGGTATGGACGAAGAATATGCCCTTTATGAGATGATCGAGCGTATTGCACCTGAGATCATTGCCGAAGAACGTAAGATCTACAAAGGTGTTTGTATCAATATTGATTATTACAGCGGACTTCTCTACAAAATGTTAAAGATTCCTGCTGAGATGTTTACTCCGTTATTTGCAATCGCACGAGTAGTCGGTTGGAGCGCACACCGTATGGAAGAGCTTGTTAATTCCTACAAGATCATCCGTCCTGCCTACACCAGCATTGCAGAGATTAAAGAGTACGTTCCTATCAACGAACGATAA
- a CDS encoding acyl carrier protein encodes MDRKDLEAKVLQAVACVMPEIDISKLDMTAELTKEYGVNSVSIIQLIVELENDFNIEFQDSELALGLYYDMNDVVAAVAAKLN; translated from the coding sequence ATGGACAGAAAGGATTTGGAAGCAAAGGTTTTACAGGCTGTAGCTTGTGTTATGCCGGAGATTGACATCAGCAAGCTTGACATGACAGCCGAGTTGACAAAAGAATATGGGGTTAATTCTGTATCGATTATTCAGTTGATCGTAGAACTTGAAAATGATTTCAATATTGAATTTCAGGATTCAGAACTCGCATTGGGTTTGTATTATGATATGAATGATGTGGTTGCCGCTGTTGCAGCCAAGTTGAACTAG
- a CDS encoding helix-turn-helix transcriptional regulator: MAIKINLEKVLKENNMTSKELCKKIGITEANLSILRSGKAKGVRFTTINKICYYLHCDVGDILSFDGNLDEEEEA; this comes from the coding sequence ATGGCAATTAAGATCAATCTGGAAAAAGTCTTAAAAGAAAATAATATGACTTCTAAAGAATTATGCAAAAAGATCGGCATAACCGAAGCAAATCTTTCCATTTTGCGAAGCGGAAAAGCAAAAGGTGTCCGATTTACAACCATCAATAAAATATGTTACTACCTGCACTGTGATGTAGGCGATATTCTGTCATTTGACGGAAATCTTGATGAGGAGGAAGAAGCATGA
- a CDS encoding ABC-F family ATP-binding cassette domain-containing protein — MNLLTMKNIHKAYTDKVLFKGADFSVNSGDKIGVIGINGTGKSTLLKMIAGLDTCDAGLVVRGNNIVVNYLPQSPTFDDNETIYEHVITANSTEENKWSIEGDARAILDQLGFNDTGIPVSTLSGGQKKKVALAAALLSNCDILVLDEPTNHLDNDMTEYLEEYLNNYKGALVMVTHDRYFLDRVTNRIAEIDKGYIYRYETNYEGFLALKAERENIALATQRKHQTILRKELAWIQRGARARGTKQKAHIKRFEVLSAEKPIEMDKSVTLNSITTRLGNKTIELHDISKSFPGMSHPLIEHFSYNFLRTDRIGITGPNGCGKSTLMKLITGILEPDSGYIEVGETVNIGYFSQENEPLDDNKCVLEYVKEKAEFIRTIDGYMPASTLCEEFLFDSTLQYQKIGKLSGGEKRRLYLLKVLAGSPNVLILDEPTNDLDISTLCILEDYLDSFPGILIVVSHDRYFLDRVVRRLFVYDGTGHINQFEGSYTDYYLEHGSFANSAKSVSDTECAGKANITASRKNTPSVTERSDASKKEAAPKRTKTKLSFNEQREYDNIENDIMICEEKIDGLDREIAAAATDFTKLNHLMAEKESAEMKLEHLMDRYVYLTDLVESFKKSPEDHA; from the coding sequence ATGAACTTATTAACTATGAAAAATATCCACAAGGCGTATACAGATAAAGTGCTTTTCAAGGGAGCTGATTTCTCCGTCAACAGTGGTGATAAGATCGGTGTAATCGGAATCAACGGAACCGGAAAATCAACCTTATTGAAAATGATCGCAGGTTTAGATACCTGTGACGCAGGGCTTGTAGTGCGTGGGAACAACATTGTTGTCAATTATCTTCCACAGAGCCCGACATTTGACGACAATGAAACAATATACGAACATGTTATAACCGCCAACAGCACGGAAGAAAATAAATGGAGCATTGAAGGTGATGCCAGAGCAATTCTTGATCAGCTCGGCTTTAACGATACCGGTATTCCGGTTTCCACCCTCTCCGGCGGTCAGAAGAAAAAAGTTGCACTTGCTGCCGCTCTGCTGTCCAACTGTGATATTCTGGTCTTAGACGAACCAACGAACCATCTGGACAACGATATGACGGAATACCTGGAAGAATATCTGAACAATTATAAAGGTGCACTGGTCATGGTCACTCATGACAGATATTTCCTTGACCGTGTAACAAACCGGATCGCAGAGATCGATAAAGGATACATCTATCGTTATGAAACAAACTATGAAGGCTTCCTTGCCCTTAAGGCAGAACGGGAAAATATCGCTCTGGCCACTCAGAGAAAACACCAGACAATCCTTCGTAAAGAGCTTGCATGGATCCAACGCGGCGCAAGAGCCAGAGGCACCAAACAAAAAGCACATATTAAGCGATTTGAAGTTCTATCCGCCGAGAAACCGATCGAGATGGATAAATCCGTAACCTTAAATTCGATCACGACCCGGCTAGGGAATAAAACGATCGAGCTGCACGACATATCAAAGAGTTTTCCGGGAATGTCTCATCCATTGATTGAGCATTTTTCATATAACTTTTTAAGAACCGACAGGATCGGTATTACAGGTCCAAATGGCTGCGGCAAATCCACACTGATGAAACTGATCACGGGTATTCTGGAACCGGACAGTGGCTATATCGAGGTTGGAGAAACGGTAAATATCGGTTATTTCTCTCAGGAGAATGAACCTTTAGATGATAATAAATGTGTATTGGAATATGTAAAGGAAAAGGCAGAATTCATCCGAACAATTGACGGATATATGCCTGCTTCTACCCTATGCGAAGAATTTTTATTTGACTCGACCCTTCAGTATCAGAAGATCGGTAAATTATCCGGTGGTGAAAAACGAAGACTCTATCTGTTAAAAGTACTTGCCGGTTCTCCGAATGTTCTGATCTTAGATGAGCCTACCAATGATCTGGACATATCAACTCTTTGCATTCTGGAAGATTATCTGGACTCATTCCCCGGTATCCTGATCGTTGTATCGCATGACCGTTATTTTCTGGATCGTGTTGTCAGACGTTTATTCGTCTATGACGGAACAGGACACATCAACCAGTTCGAAGGAAGTTATACCGATTATTATCTGGAACATGGTTCATTTGCAAATTCAGCGAAATCTGTAAGTGACACTGAATGTGCAGGCAAAGCAAATATTACGGCTTCACGAAAGAATACACCATCAGTCACAGAAAGATCAGATGCTTCCAAAAAAGAAGCTGCACCAAAACGCACAAAGACCAAATTATCCTTTAATGAGCAGCGTGAATATGACAATATTGAAAACGATATCATGATCTGCGAAGAAAAGATAGACGGATTAGATCGTGAGATTGCAGCTGCCGCAACTGATTTTACAAAGCTGAATCACTTGATGGCTGAAAAAGAATCGGCTGAAATGAAGCTGGAACACCTGATGGATCGATATGTATATCTGACCGATCTGGTGGAATCCTTCAAAAAGTCGCCGGAGGATCACGCGTGA
- a CDS encoding DUF6472 family protein, translating into MGASSCDLCAHYVYDDEDDFSECMVNMDEDDYARFITSSYESCPYFQLDDEYKVVRKQM; encoded by the coding sequence ATGGGAGCATCAAGTTGTGATTTATGTGCACATTACGTGTATGATGATGAAGATGATTTTTCAGAGTGTATGGTGAATATGGATGAGGATGATTATGCCAGATTTATAACCAGTTCATATGAAAGTTGTCCGTATTTCCAGTTGGATGATGAATATAAAGTAGTTCGAAAGCAGATGTAA